A window of Anomalospiza imberbis isolate Cuckoo-Finch-1a 21T00152 chromosome 4, ASM3175350v1, whole genome shotgun sequence contains these coding sequences:
- the ABCE1 gene encoding ATP-binding cassette sub-family E member 1, whose product MADKLTRIAIVNHDKCKPKKCRQECKKSCPVVRMGKLCIEVTSQSKIAWISETLCIGCGICIKKCPFGALSIVNLPSNLEKETTHRYCANAFKLHRLPIPRPGEVLGLVGTNGIGKSTALKILAGKQKPNLGKYDDPPDWQEILTYFRGSELQNYFTKILEDDLKAIIKPQYVDQIPKAAKGTVGSILDRKDETKTQTVVCQQLDLTHLKERNVEDLSGGELQRFACAVVCIQKADIFMFDEPSSYLDVKQRLKAAITIRSLINPDRYIIVVEHDLSVLDYLSDFICCLYGVPSAYGVVTMPFSVREGINIFLDGYVPTENLRFRDASLVFKVAETANEEEVKKMCMYKYPGMKKKMGEFELSIVAGEFTDSEIMVMLGENGTGKTTFIRMLAGRLTPDEGGEVPVLNVSYKPQKISPKSTGSVRQLLHEKIRDAYTHPQFVTDVMKPLQIENIIDQEVQTLSGGELQRVALALCLGKPADVYLIDEPSAYLDSEQRLMAARVIKRFILHAKKTAFVVEHDFIMATYLADRVIVFDGIPSKNTLANSPQTLLAGMNKFLSQLEITFRRDPNNYRPRINKLNSIKDVEQKKSGNYFFLDD is encoded by the exons ATGGCAGACAAATTAACAAGAATTGCTATAGTCAACCATGACAAATGTAAGCCAAAGAAATGTCGTCAGGAATGCAAGAAGAGTTGTCCTGTGGTTCGAATGG GAAAACTTTGCATAGAAGTCACATCACAGAGCAAAATAGCATGGATTTCAGAAACACTTTGTATTGGTTGTGGTATTTGCATCAAG AAATGTCCTTTTGGAGCCTTGTCAATTGTTAACTTACCTAGCAACCTGGAGAAAGAAACAACACATCGATACTGTGCCAATGCCTTTAAACTTCacag GTTGCCTATCCCTCGTCCAGGTGAAGTACTGGGATTGGTTGGAACCAATGGTATTGGAAAATCAACTGCCTTGAAAATTTtagcaggaaaacaaaagccaaatCTTGGGAAATATGAT GATCCACCTGACTGGCAAGAAATTTTGACTTACTTCCGAGGATCTGAACTACAGAATTATTTCACCAAGATCCTGGAAGATGACCTTAAAGCTATCATTAAACCTCAGTACGTGGACCAGATCCCTAAAGCTGCAAAG GGAACAGTGGGATCAATTCTGGATAGGAAGGATGAAACTAAGACACAAACTGTTGTATGTCAGCAGCTTG ACTTAACACacctgaaagaaagaaatgttgaGGACCTTTCAGGAGGAGAACTTCAGAGATTTGCTTGTGCAGTTGTTTGCATTCAGAAGGCTGATAT CTTCATGTTTGATGAACCTTCCAGCTACTTGGATGTCAAGCAGCGCTTGAAGGCTGCCATTACTATTCGGTCCCTCATAAACCCTGACAG GTACATTATTGTTGTAGAGCATGATCTAAGTGTGTTAGATTATCTCTCTGACTTTATCTGCTGCCTGTACGGTGTGCCAAGTGCGTATGGTGTTGTTACCATGCCTTTCAGTGTAAGAGAAG GCATAAATATTTTCCTAGATGGCTATGTTCCAACAGAAAATCTAAGGTTTCGAGATGCATCTCTGGTATTTAAAGTAGCTGAGACAGCTAACGaagaagaggttaaaaagatgTGTATGTACAAATATccaggaatgaaaaaaaagatgggaGAATTTGAACTATCCATTGTAGCTGGAGAATTCACCGATTCTGAAATTATGGTGATGTTAGGGGAAAATG GAACTGGCAAAACAACATTTATCCGAATGCTTGCAGGAAGACTTACACCTGATGAAGGAG GTGAGGTACCAGTCCTAAATGTCAGCTACAAACCACAGAAAATCAGCCCTAAATCTACG GGAAGTGTCCGTCAGCTGCTGCACGAGAAGATCAGAGATGCCTATACACACCCCCAGTTTGTAACTGATGTGATGAAACCTCTTCAGATAGAAAACATCATTGACCAGGAG GTTCAGACGCTGTCTGGTGGTGAGTTGCAGCGTGTGGCGTTAGCTCTTTGTCTGGGTAAACCAGCAGATGTGTATCTGATTGATGAGCCCTCAGCATATCTGGACTCTGAACAGCGTCTGATGGCTGCCAGAGTCATTAAACG TTTCATTCTCCATGCtaaaaaaacagcttttgtgGTAGAACATGATTTTATCATGGCTACATATCTTGCTGATCGTGTGATTGTTTTTGATGGCATTCCTTCCAAGAACACATTGGCAAACAG TCCACAGACTCTTTTGGCTGGAATGAATAAGTTTTTATCTCAGCTTGAAATCACTTTTAGAAGAGACCCCAACAATTACAGACCAAGAATAAACAAACTGAATTCCATCAAG gATGTGGAACAAAAGAAGAGTGGAAACTACTTCTTCCTGGATGACTAA